Proteins co-encoded in one Aquincola tertiaricarbonis genomic window:
- a CDS encoding heavy metal translocating P-type ATPase: protein MTEAALAAAPVRAAAPPLALLDDPLELRGFTSFSADAAGRQVAESALALGGLHCGSCAGLIEQALRGVPGVLSASVNGAAQRATVRWDAGRTRASDLVAAVQRAGYTAAPDTAAGARAQRQAERRSATWRLFVAAFCSMQIMMMAAPAYFAGPGELAPDLKQLLDWASWLLTLPVLWFSALPFFSGAWRALRQGRIGMDLPVSIGVAVAFVASSGAAFQPGGVFGHEVYFDSIAMFISFLLGGRWLEMAARHRAAESLETTLGQLPASVLRVRADGSTETVSAQRVAPGDVLRVPTGQAFAADGVLTRGSTQADEALLTGESRPVPKQPGDAVVAGSLNLQAPVEMRVERVGADTRHEAIVALMRQALSQRPTLARAADRWAGPFLAVVLLLAAGAALAWWFIEPERAVWVAVSVLIVTCPCALSLAAPSAVLAATGALARRGVLMRRLDALEALASVRQLFVDKTGTLTEGQLRCSAVHWQQAARHFGPAEALHQRAALLAGWSSHPLSCALAADAQAPDAAFGWQAIQEEPGRGLQARDAQGRTWRLGSQAFVSAAEAVPLSTVGGAPEGPQVWLGCEGRALACFVLAEQLRPGTAEAARQLQADGVRITLLSGDSPERAAALATRLKLDGAHGGLQPQDKLALLRRAQQGGQRVAMLGDGINDAPVLAQADVSLAMGEGALVTRSHADAVVVSNRLADVADARRLAQRMLRVVRQNMVWAGVYNAACVPLALAGLLPPWASGLGMAISSLVVIGNSLRLARHSSRQV from the coding sequence ATGACCGAAGCCGCCCTGGCTGCGGCGCCGGTGCGCGCTGCGGCACCGCCCCTTGCCTTGCTGGACGATCCGCTGGAACTGCGGGGCTTCACCTCCTTCAGCGCCGACGCGGCCGGGCGGCAGGTGGCCGAGTCGGCGCTGGCGCTGGGTGGGCTGCATTGCGGCAGCTGCGCGGGCCTGATCGAACAGGCGCTGCGCGGCGTGCCGGGCGTGCTGTCGGCCAGCGTGAACGGCGCCGCGCAGCGCGCCACGGTGCGCTGGGACGCGGGCCGCACCCGCGCTTCGGACCTGGTGGCGGCGGTGCAGCGCGCCGGCTACACCGCGGCGCCCGACACCGCGGCCGGCGCCCGCGCGCAGCGCCAGGCCGAGCGGCGCAGTGCCACCTGGCGGCTGTTCGTCGCGGCCTTCTGCTCCATGCAGATCATGATGATGGCCGCGCCCGCCTACTTCGCCGGCCCCGGCGAGCTGGCGCCCGACCTCAAGCAGCTGCTCGACTGGGCCAGCTGGCTGCTCACGCTGCCGGTGCTGTGGTTCTCGGCCCTGCCCTTCTTCTCGGGCGCCTGGCGTGCGCTGCGCCAGGGCCGCATCGGCATGGACCTGCCTGTGTCCATCGGCGTCGCGGTGGCCTTCGTGGCCAGCAGCGGCGCGGCCTTCCAGCCAGGCGGCGTGTTCGGGCACGAGGTGTACTTCGACTCCATCGCCATGTTCATCAGCTTCCTGCTGGGCGGGCGCTGGCTGGAGATGGCGGCCCGCCACCGCGCGGCTGAATCGCTGGAAACCACGCTGGGCCAATTGCCCGCCAGCGTGCTGCGCGTGCGCGCCGATGGCAGCACCGAGACCGTGAGCGCCCAGCGCGTGGCGCCGGGCGACGTGCTGCGGGTGCCGACCGGCCAGGCCTTCGCGGCCGATGGCGTGCTCACCCGCGGCAGCACCCAGGCCGACGAGGCGCTGCTCACCGGCGAATCGCGCCCGGTGCCCAAGCAGCCGGGCGACGCGGTGGTGGCCGGCAGCCTGAACCTGCAGGCGCCGGTGGAAATGCGGGTGGAACGCGTGGGTGCCGACACCCGGCACGAGGCCATCGTGGCGCTGATGCGCCAGGCCTTGTCGCAGCGGCCCACGCTGGCGCGCGCGGCCGATCGCTGGGCCGGGCCCTTTTTGGCGGTGGTGCTGCTGCTGGCGGCCGGCGCCGCGCTGGCCTGGTGGTTCATCGAGCCCGAACGCGCAGTGTGGGTGGCGGTGTCGGTGCTCATCGTCACCTGCCCCTGCGCGCTGTCGCTGGCCGCGCCTTCGGCCGTGCTGGCGGCCACCGGCGCACTGGCGCGCCGCGGCGTGCTGATGCGCCGGCTGGACGCGCTGGAAGCCCTGGCCAGCGTGCGCCAACTGTTCGTCGACAAGACCGGCACCCTGACCGAAGGCCAGCTGCGCTGCAGCGCGGTGCACTGGCAGCAGGCGGCGCGCCACTTCGGCCCGGCTGAAGCCTTGCACCAGCGCGCGGCCTTGCTCGCCGGCTGGTCCAGCCATCCGCTTTCGTGCGCGCTGGCCGCCGATGCCCAGGCGCCAGACGCCGCCTTCGGCTGGCAGGCCATCCAGGAAGAACCTGGCCGCGGCCTGCAGGCGCGCGATGCGCAAGGCCGCACCTGGCGCCTGGGCTCGCAGGCCTTCGTGTCTGCGGCCGAGGCCGTTCCGCTGTCCACCGTCGGTGGCGCGCCTGAAGGCCCGCAGGTGTGGCTGGGCTGCGAGGGCCGCGCACTTGCCTGCTTCGTGCTGGCGGAACAGCTGCGCCCCGGTACCGCCGAGGCGGCGCGCCAGCTACAGGCCGACGGCGTGCGCATCACGCTGCTGTCGGGCGATTCGCCCGAGCGCGCCGCGGCCCTGGCCACACGCCTGAAGCTGGACGGCGCGCACGGCGGCCTGCAGCCGCAGGACAAGCTGGCCCTGCTGCGCCGAGCCCAGCAGGGCGGCCAGCGCGTGGCCATGCTGGGCGACGGCATCAACGATGCGCCGGTGCTGGCGCAGGCGGATGTGTCATTGGCCATGGGCGAAGGCGCGCTGGTCACCCGCAGCCATGCCGATGCGGTGGTGGTGTCCAACCGCCTGGCCGATGTGGCCGACGCCCGCCGGCTGGCGCAGCGCATGCTGCGCGTGGTGCGGCAGAACATGGTGTGGGCCGGTGTGTACAACGCCGCCTGCGTGCCGCTGGCGCTGGCCGGGCTGCTGCCGCCCTGGGCCTCGGGCCTGGGCATGGCCATCAGCTCGTTGGTGGTCATCGGCAACTCGCTGAGGCTGGCCCGCCACTCGTCTAGACAAGTTTGA
- a CDS encoding helix-turn-helix domain-containing protein: MGHIKQIGLNLSLLRRERGLSISGLAELSGVAKSTLSSLESGEGNPTVETLWATADALGVTFGRLVQEAQAHGQGADGLSAELKGEGSTVRLIERSQSDDDLPVVEVYAVELAAGYRREAEPHTQGVQERVTVLSGALLVGTLARPVLLRAGETLVFAADVPHIYAAHSAAKALVVVQYPPGLAGIDSALRTVDWPGDARLLEGAGALVDRLLIDTSNGLCGGRLRFRGAPLDRAAALKPLLGLVGARQPEHRWPVMAFADTDADGAFVAALPLLATSAFSLRESRMQTMSPIWAAAQRLSAWAEAPARQLTADERDSALCHVGGASMLLESLGVEVLLQRGQRLVPTRVGAAATVTSPRVGKLASNDAVEDGSFSSRIDVAHYDAYELLHPAYARQVVAMAQDIQEFVPQAEPLQTLDVGTGPGLPLLMLKELLPHLQTLAVEPDPVAFGCLVHNVRGHRGIELHQGDFLSMELPAASLSVVTSTGASHHFNTAFMLQKAMTLLQPGGVLVVADEFLPAFSSALERQAGLVRHHGAYLVAMMAWLGPCWPSQDDAAGRLYRDVRRTLTDALLWVEGGRTAQAVELCRSLAPRLHAVASPSAQGDLLGAVLRFFRLEWQAMVAGFDYEVERKTHPRHFLALARMAGFTLLRHRRLFATTGHDDMGGGTHLFTFTKPKDADGHA; this comes from the coding sequence TTGGGGCACATCAAGCAAATCGGGCTCAATCTCAGCCTGCTGAGGCGGGAAAGAGGTCTGTCTATCAGCGGGCTCGCCGAACTCAGTGGCGTCGCCAAATCGACGCTCTCCAGCCTCGAGTCGGGAGAGGGTAATCCGACCGTTGAGACGCTGTGGGCGACGGCGGACGCGTTGGGGGTGACGTTCGGGCGGCTTGTGCAGGAGGCGCAGGCCCATGGCCAAGGGGCTGATGGCCTCTCTGCCGAACTGAAAGGCGAGGGCTCGACCGTTCGATTAATCGAACGAAGCCAGTCGGATGACGACCTGCCGGTGGTTGAGGTGTACGCCGTGGAATTGGCGGCGGGCTACCGCCGCGAAGCCGAGCCCCATACACAGGGCGTGCAAGAGCGCGTGACTGTGTTGTCGGGCGCACTTCTGGTGGGCACCCTGGCTCGGCCTGTGCTGCTGCGCGCAGGTGAGACGCTGGTTTTTGCAGCAGACGTGCCGCACATCTACGCAGCGCATTCGGCGGCCAAAGCCCTGGTGGTGGTGCAGTACCCGCCAGGTCTGGCAGGCATCGACAGCGCGCTGCGCACGGTGGACTGGCCCGGCGATGCTCGTCTCCTGGAAGGCGCCGGCGCGCTGGTGGATCGACTGTTGATCGACACGTCCAACGGGTTGTGCGGTGGGCGCTTGCGATTTCGCGGTGCACCGCTGGATCGAGCTGCCGCGCTGAAGCCGCTGCTGGGCCTGGTGGGCGCGCGTCAACCAGAGCATCGGTGGCCTGTCATGGCGTTCGCAGACACCGATGCCGACGGCGCCTTCGTCGCAGCCCTGCCATTGTTGGCGACGTCGGCTTTTTCCCTGCGTGAATCGCGCATGCAAACCATGTCGCCCATTTGGGCTGCGGCGCAACGTCTGTCGGCATGGGCCGAAGCACCTGCGCGCCAACTGACCGCCGATGAGCGCGATTCGGCGTTATGCCACGTCGGCGGTGCGTCGATGTTGCTGGAGTCGCTGGGCGTGGAGGTGCTGCTGCAGCGCGGCCAGAGGCTCGTGCCGACCCGCGTTGGCGCTGCCGCCACTGTCACCTCGCCCCGTGTTGGCAAACTCGCTTCCAACGACGCTGTTGAGGATGGCTCCTTCTCCAGCCGTATCGACGTTGCTCACTACGACGCGTATGAACTGCTGCACCCCGCCTATGCCCGGCAGGTGGTTGCGATGGCGCAGGACATCCAGGAGTTTGTCCCCCAGGCTGAGCCGCTGCAGACACTGGACGTCGGGACTGGACCCGGCTTGCCTTTGCTGATGCTCAAGGAGTTGTTGCCCCACCTTCAGACCTTGGCGGTGGAGCCTGATCCGGTGGCCTTTGGGTGCCTCGTGCACAACGTGCGTGGCCATCGCGGGATCGAACTGCACCAAGGTGATTTCCTGTCCATGGAGCTGCCTGCAGCCAGCCTCAGCGTCGTGACTTCCACGGGTGCGTCACACCACTTCAACACCGCATTCATGCTGCAGAAGGCGATGACGCTGCTGCAGCCAGGGGGTGTGCTGGTGGTCGCCGACGAGTTTCTGCCTGCTTTTTCCAGCGCCCTTGAGCGGCAGGCGGGTTTGGTGCGGCATCACGGCGCGTACCTCGTGGCGATGATGGCTTGGCTGGGCCCGTGCTGGCCCTCGCAGGATGACGCCGCCGGACGCCTTTACCGCGATGTGCGGCGCACGCTGACGGATGCCCTGCTCTGGGTGGAGGGCGGGCGTACGGCGCAAGCCGTTGAGCTGTGCCGCAGCCTGGCGCCACGCCTGCACGCCGTGGCGAGCCCTTCTGCTCAGGGCGATCTGCTGGGGGCAGTGCTGCGCTTCTTCCGTCTTGAATGGCAGGCCATGGTGGCCGGGTTCGACTATGAGGTAGAACGCAAGACACACCCCCGCCACTTTCTCGCCCTGGCCCGGATGGCCGGTTTCACCCTGTTGCGCCACCGGCGCTTGTTCGCCACGACGGGCCACGACGACATGGGCGGTGGTACGCACCTCTTCACCTTCACCAAGCCAAAGGATGCCGATGGTCACGCCTGA
- the argG gene encoding argininosuccinate synthase has translation MAATILQNLPAGERVGIAFSGGLDTSAAVHWMRAKGAIPCAYTANLGQPDESDYEEIPRKAKAYGADIARLIDCRPQLVAEGIAAIQCGAFHISTGGATYFNTTPLGRAVTGTALVVAMREDGVNIWGDGSTYKGNDIERFYRYGLLANPALRIYKPWLDQTFIDELGGRKEMSEYLIANGFDYKMSVEKAYSTDSNMLGATHEAKDLEFLNAGMNIVKPIMGVAFWRDDVAVKAETVSVRFEEGVPVALNGMTFANAVALFEEANRIGGRHGLGMCDQIENRIIEAKSRGIYEAPGMALLHIAYERLVTGIHNEDTIEQYRVNGRKLGRLLYQGRWFDPQCMMLRESAQRWVARAITGEVTLELRRGNDYSIMDTVSENLTYQPERLSMEKVEGAFTPADRIGQLTMRNLDIQDTRQKLGIYTRVGLLGAGSEGSIPLLTSGGDEPQA, from the coding sequence GTGGCCGCGACCATCCTGCAAAACCTTCCCGCCGGCGAGCGCGTCGGCATCGCCTTCTCGGGCGGCCTGGACACCAGCGCCGCCGTGCACTGGATGCGCGCCAAGGGCGCCATCCCCTGCGCATACACGGCCAACCTGGGCCAGCCCGACGAGAGCGACTACGAAGAGATTCCGCGCAAGGCCAAGGCCTACGGCGCCGACATCGCCCGCCTGATCGACTGCCGCCCGCAGCTGGTGGCCGAAGGCATCGCCGCCATCCAGTGCGGCGCCTTCCACATCTCCACCGGCGGCGCCACCTACTTCAACACCACGCCGCTGGGCCGGGCCGTGACCGGCACCGCGCTGGTGGTGGCCATGCGTGAAGACGGCGTCAACATCTGGGGCGACGGCAGCACCTACAAGGGCAACGACATCGAGCGCTTCTACCGCTACGGCCTGCTGGCCAACCCGGCGCTGCGCATCTACAAGCCCTGGCTGGACCAGACCTTCATCGACGAGCTGGGCGGCCGCAAGGAGATGAGCGAATACCTCATCGCCAACGGCTTCGACTACAAGATGAGCGTCGAGAAGGCCTACAGCACCGACAGCAACATGCTGGGCGCCACGCACGAGGCCAAGGACCTGGAGTTCCTGAACGCCGGCATGAACATCGTCAAGCCCATCATGGGCGTGGCCTTCTGGCGCGACGACGTGGCGGTGAAGGCCGAGACGGTGAGCGTGCGCTTCGAGGAAGGCGTGCCGGTGGCGCTGAACGGCATGACCTTCGCGAATGCGGTGGCGCTGTTCGAAGAGGCCAACCGCATCGGCGGCCGCCACGGCCTCGGCATGTGCGACCAGATCGAGAACCGCATCATCGAAGCCAAGAGCCGCGGCATCTACGAAGCCCCGGGCATGGCGCTGCTGCACATCGCCTACGAGCGGCTGGTGACCGGCATCCACAACGAAGACACCATCGAGCAGTACCGCGTCAACGGCCGCAAGCTGGGCCGCCTGCTGTACCAGGGCCGCTGGTTCGACCCGCAATGCATGATGCTGCGTGAATCGGCCCAGCGCTGGGTGGCCCGCGCCATCACCGGCGAAGTGACGCTGGAACTGCGCCGCGGCAACGACTACTCCATCATGGACACGGTGAGCGAGAACCTGACCTACCAGCCCGAGCGGCTGAGCATGGAAAAGGTGGAAGGCGCCTTCACCCCCGCCGACCGCATCGGCCAGCTGACGATGCGCAACCTGGACATCCAGGACACGCGGCAGAAGCTGGGCATCTACACCCGCGTGGGGCTGCTGGGTGCAGGCTCGGAAGGCAGCATTCCGCTGCTGACCTCGGGTGGGGATGAGCCGCAGGCTTGA
- a CDS encoding AzlC family ABC transporter permease produces the protein MVTPERAGMRQSAGFRGLVASLPIVTGYLPVAFSFGLAALQAGLPASTALLISALVFAGGSQFVMVGLLSGGGGLLTVLPTVMLMNARHLLYGAPVAALLPAGQPRPPAPALAFGLTDEVFATAISQLPQVGPADRARWLIGLQLGAYAGWLAGTASGLAMGVQLVAQLPLLADMLAFVLPGLFLALMLGLGAGWLVPASCAVVVTCLLLPRLPGAVVVPLAMLAGAAAGACVQRKEGSGVVA, from the coding sequence ATGGTCACGCCTGAGCGGGCCGGGATGCGCCAGAGCGCGGGCTTTCGTGGGCTGGTGGCCAGCTTGCCCATCGTCACCGGCTATCTGCCGGTCGCGTTCTCGTTCGGGTTGGCGGCGTTGCAGGCCGGGCTGCCGGCGTCCACGGCCTTGCTGATATCCGCGCTGGTGTTTGCGGGCGGCAGCCAGTTCGTCATGGTCGGTTTGCTGTCAGGCGGGGGCGGTCTGTTGACGGTATTGCCCACGGTGATGCTGATGAACGCACGGCACCTGCTGTACGGCGCGCCGGTTGCTGCCTTGCTGCCCGCTGGCCAGCCCCGGCCACCGGCGCCGGCCCTGGCCTTCGGTTTGACCGACGAAGTCTTCGCAACGGCCATCAGCCAGTTGCCGCAGGTAGGCCCCGCAGACCGTGCGCGGTGGCTGATCGGCCTGCAGTTGGGCGCTTATGCCGGCTGGCTGGCTGGGACCGCCTCAGGACTGGCCATGGGGGTGCAACTCGTCGCGCAGCTGCCTTTGCTGGCCGACATGCTGGCTTTTGTGCTGCCAGGCTTGTTCCTGGCGCTCATGCTGGGCCTGGGGGCTGGGTGGTTGGTGCCTGCCTCCTGCGCCGTCGTCGTGACTTGCCTGCTGTTGCCGCGGTTGCCGGGCGCTGTCGTCGTGCCGCTGGCGATGCTTGCTGGGGCTGCTGCCGGTGCCTGTGTACAGCGAAAGGAGGGATCCGGTGTCGTGGCCTGA